The DNA segment AGCCGCCGAGCGCGAAACGCGCCGACAGCGCTCCTGACCGGCGCCAATGCGCAATCGGGCCGCGGCCGACGGTTCAGGCGTTGAAAATCGGCGCAGCTTGCCCCACATCGTTCCGGAACCTTTAAGCTACCCCTGGGGTCTGCTGCGCAACCGCTGAGCGGCCAATATTCTCAAAAACGGAGCCATTCGAATGAATCCTCAAGAACGCGATCAACTCAACCTGTTCTTAAAACAATTGACCGAGGCCAGAATCAGCGCCAAAGATGCGGAAGCCGCGCAGTTGATTGCCGACGGCGTCGCCAAACAACCCGATGCCGCCTACCTGCTGGTGCAACGGGCCATGTTACTCGAACAAGCGTTGAACAGCGCCAAAAGCCAGATCGCCGACCTGCAACAGCAATTGCAAAATAGCGCCGCGACGGCACCGCGCGGCGGATTTTTGAGCAACGATCCGTGGGCGGCAGCACCAGCTGCTGACGGCGTTCCCGGCGTCGGCAATTACCAGGTGCCGCGCAACGCGCCGATGCCACCGCAAGCCAGCGCGTTCGGCGGCGGCTCGAGCTTTCTGGGCAACATCGCCACCACTGCCGCCGGCGTGGTCGCCGGATCGTTTCTATATCAAGGCATCGAAAGCCTATTGGGCCACCACGGCGGCGGCCAATCGCTGTGGAGCCAATCCCCGCACGATAGCTTGGCGGAACCGACGGTCATCAACAACTACTACGGCGACGAGGCGATTGCCGCCGCGACCGCGGACGAGCCGAACGATTATGCCAGCGACGGATCGAACGACTTCGATACCGCCGGCTCCGACGACTCCGACTGGATTTAGCCTATGGACTGGCCCGAGCCGAAACTTTGAAGTATCGGCCCGGGCCAGCGCGTCAGCCACCTACCAAGCCACAAAACCACTAGCGCCAAACTCGCTCCGTCCTCAACTCCCAGCAAGGCGGAAGCTCGCTGTGACTGCGGGCGTCACCGCCTTCCTTCCCCAAAAATATGGTCTACACTTTCGAAAAACCGGCGCAAGCCGGCGAATCATCTAGCCTAGCAGCCGTCTGATACGCCTTCAACCTTTGGAAAATCTTTAATGCAACTCACCATACGGAACAAATTGATCGCCAGCTTTTCGGCTCTGGTACTGATCTTAGTCATATTCGGGCTGTTAGCCTGGATCTATATCGGCCGGTTGGGATCAAGTCTCGACGAAATCGCAGAATGGAAGGTGCCGGCCGTTAAACTGGCCGTCGACGTGCACGCCGGCGCCTACGACGCGACGATAGAGCAGCTCAATTACCTGCTCTACGAACGCGAGGAAACCTATAGCCGCGCCAAGCAGGTGTTGAACACCATGGACGACAACCTGAACAAAGTCGACAGTATAGGCAACACCTTTTCCGATAAAGCCTTGTTGGAACAATCGGCTTCAGTACGCAACAATGTCAAAGATTTCCGCGAGTTATACGATAACGGCGTCGCCGCATTGAAAAACAATCGGCAAGCGGTCGACACCATGGTCAACAGCGGCAGAGCGGTACTGGCCGAAGCCGACGCCTTTGCCGAAAAGCAAGAAACGGAATATGCCAAACTGTTGGAAAACGGCGCCAGCCAGACCGAACTGAACGGCAAGGTACAAAAATACATTCTGGTCAACCGCATCAAGTCGCTGGCGCAGACCATCATTCAACACGAAAAGGAAGAACGGCTGTACAAGGACCGCCAGTATTACCAACAAATGCAGCAGGAATTACCGGCACTGATGGTGTTGTACGACAAACTCGCCGCAATTACGCCCGAACCGACCGAACACGAACGCATCGATAAAGCTCGGGCCGAAACCGCAAAATACCAAAACGCCGCGGCGCAATGGATCGACAACGACACCCGCCTGAAACAAATCGTCGCCAAAATGGACCAAATCGCCGCCAGCGCCCGGCAATCGGCCGCCGCCGCGGAACAGGACGGCTGGAGTAAAGCTCAGGAAATCGCCGGCAAAACCGTGGCGCTGGTCGGCCAGGCCAATACCATCATCGTGGTGTGTCTGATCTTGGGCATTGTCATCGGCGTCGGGATGGCGTTCACCGTGCCGACTAACATAGTCAATTCGATCAATGCGCTCAGCAAATTCGCCAAAGCCTTCGGCACCGGCAACCTCACCGTCCGCACCCGATTCTCGCCCAGCGACGAAATCGGCGTCATGGCGCAAGACTTCGACCACGCCGCAGAAAGTATTCACAAAATTGTCGGCAAGGTCAGCGGCTACTCGCAAACCTTACAACGGAATGCCGAAGTACTGCTGCGGGCCGTAGAGAACAACTCAGCCGGGGCTCAGTCGCAAAAAGAATATATCGAACAGGTTGCGTCGGCCATGACGGAAATGGCTGCTGCGGTGCAAGCGGTGGCCCGCAATGCTTCGCAGGCGGCCGGAGCCGCGGCGGAAACCGACCGCCAAGCCCGCGCCGGGCAGACCGTGGTGCAGCAGGCAGTCGGCTCGATAAACGCACTGGCC comes from the Methylomonas sp. EFPC3 genome and includes:
- a CDS encoding DUF2076 domain-containing protein; its protein translation is MNPQERDQLNLFLKQLTEARISAKDAEAAQLIADGVAKQPDAAYLLVQRAMLLEQALNSAKSQIADLQQQLQNSAATAPRGGFLSNDPWAAAPAADGVPGVGNYQVPRNAPMPPQASAFGGGSSFLGNIATTAAGVVAGSFLYQGIESLLGHHGGGQSLWSQSPHDSLAEPTVINNYYGDEAIAAATADEPNDYASDGSNDFDTAGSDDSDWI
- a CDS encoding methyl-accepting chemotaxis protein, producing the protein MQLTIRNKLIASFSALVLILVIFGLLAWIYIGRLGSSLDEIAEWKVPAVKLAVDVHAGAYDATIEQLNYLLYEREETYSRAKQVLNTMDDNLNKVDSIGNTFSDKALLEQSASVRNNVKDFRELYDNGVAALKNNRQAVDTMVNSGRAVLAEADAFAEKQETEYAKLLENGASQTELNGKVQKYILVNRIKSLAQTIIQHEKEERLYKDRQYYQQMQQELPALMVLYDKLAAITPEPTEHERIDKARAETAKYQNAAAQWIDNDTRLKQIVAKMDQIAASARQSAAAAEQDGWSKAQEIAGKTVALVGQANTIIVVCLILGIVIGVGMAFTVPTNIVNSINALSKFAKAFGTGNLTVRTRFSPSDEIGVMAQDFDHAAESIHKIVGKVSGYSQTLQRNAEVLLRAVENNSAGAQSQKEYIEQVASAMTEMAAAVQAVARNASQAAGAAAETDRQARAGQTVVQQAVGSINALAREIADAAGTVSNLENHVNDISSILDVIRSVSEQTNLLALNAAIEAARAGEHGRGFAVVADEVRTLASRTQSSTSEIQSMIEKLQSGSKQAVVAMNASRTLAEQSVEKAQASGQALGAITQSVATISTMNTQIATSAEQQNAVTEEVSHTVIKITEIAETGVDTARASLKSGIELTDLAKELEQAVSQFKV